One genomic region from Gossypium hirsutum isolate 1008001.06 chromosome D13, Gossypium_hirsutum_v2.1, whole genome shotgun sequence encodes:
- the LOC107920206 gene encoding cysteine proteinase RD19a-like precursor (The RefSeq protein has 1 substitution compared to this genomic sequence) → MEYRNVFPIFVIFSFFIVGVICTETFSAEGFEVDPLIEQVTDGHEGAEPQLLTAEHHYSLFKKRFKKSYGSQKEHDYRFKIFQVNLRRAARHQNLDPSATHGVTQFSDLTPGEFRKAYLGLRRLRLPKDATEAPILPTDNLPQDFDWREKGAVTPVKNQGSCGSCWSFSTTGALEGANFLATGKLVSLSEQQLVDCDHECDPEEAGSCDSGCNGGLMNSAFEYTLKAGGLMREEDYPYTGTDRGTCKFDNTKVAAKVANFSVVSLDEDQIAANLFKNGPLAVAINAVFMQTYIGGVSCPYICSKRLDHGVLLVGYGSAGYAPVRMKDKPYWIIKNSWGENWGENGFYRICRGRNICGVDSMVSTVAAVNTNSE, encoded by the exons atggaataccGCAATGTTTTtcccatttttgttattttttcctttttcatcgTTGGCGTGATTTGTACGGAGACTTTCTCGGCGGAGGGATTTGAAGTTGATCCGTTGATCGAACAAGTAACGGACGGTCACGAAGGAGCCGAGCCGCAGCTGCTGACGGCGGAGCATCACTTCTCGCTGTTCAAGAAGCGGTTCAAGAAGTCGTACGGATCACAAAAGGAGCACGATTATAGGTTCAAGATTTTTCAGGTTAACCTGAGACGAGCGGCGCGTCATCAGAATCTTGACCCGTCTGCGACTCACGGGGTGACTCAGTTCTCCGATTTGACTCCAGGCGAGTTCAGAAAGGCATATTTGGGATTAAGGAGATTGAGATTGCCTAAAGATGCAACTGAGGCTCCGATTTTGCCTACCGATAATTTGCCTCAAGATTTTGACTGGAGAGAAAAAGGAGCTGTGACACCCGTCAAAAATCAG GGTTCATGCGGATCATGCTGGTCTTTTAGTACAACAGGAGCCTTGGAAGGAGCTAACTTTTTGGCAACTGGGAAACTTGTGAGCCTCAGCGAGCAACAGCTCGTGGATTGTGATCACGAG TGTGATCCAGAAGAAGCAGGTTCATGTGATTCTGGATGCAATGGGGGGTTAATGAATAGTGCTTTTGAGTATACCCTCAAAGCTGGTGGACTAATGCGTGAGGAGGACTACCCTTACACCGGCACTGATCGAGGGACCTGCAAATTTGACAACACCAAGGTTGCTGCCAAGGTGGCCAACTTCAGTGTTGTTTCTTTAGATGAAGATCAAATCGCTGCTAATCTTTTCAAGAATGGTCCTCTTGCAG TGGCTATCAATGCGGTGTTCATGCAGACCTACATTGGGGGAGTTTCTTGCCCATATATCTGCTCTAAACGCCTTGACCATGGAGTATTGTTGGTGGGGTATGGTTCAGCTGGTTATGCTCCAGTTCGCATGAAGGATAAACCGTACTGGATTATCAAGAATTCATGGGGTGAAAACTGGGGAGAGAATGGGTTTTATAGGATCTGCAGGGGTCGTAATATTTGTGGAGTAGATTCCATGGTTTCAACTGTTGCTGCCGTCAATACCAACTCAGAGTAG